From Oncorhynchus keta strain PuntledgeMale-10-30-2019 unplaced genomic scaffold, Oket_V2 Un_scaffold_20017_pilon_pilon, whole genome shotgun sequence, the proteins below share one genomic window:
- the txnl4b gene encoding thioredoxin-like protein 4B encodes MSLFLAKLSCKRDIDEVIKTVAEKVLVLRFGRDEDSVCLQLDEILSKTSHDLSNMASIYIVDVDSAPVYTRYFDISYIPSTVFFFNGQHMKVDYGSPDHTKFVGSFKTKQDFLDLIEVIYRGAMRGKMIVKSPIDPQNIPKYDLLYHGI; translated from the exons ATGAGTTTGTTTTTGGCCAAATTGTCATGCAAAAGGGACATAGACGAGGTAATAAAAACGGTCGCCGAAAAGGTTTTAGTTCTTCGGTTTGGAAGAGATGAAGACTCGGTCTGCCTGCAGCTTGACGAGATT CTGTCCAAAACCTCCCACGACCTGAGTAACATGGCGTCTATCTACATCGTGGATGTGGACTCGGCTCCCGTCTACACGAGATACTTCGACATCAGCTACATCCCGTCTACCGTCTTCTTCTTCAACGGACAACACATGAAGGTTGATTATGG GTCTCCAGATCACACCAAGTTTGTGGGCAGTTTTAAGACCAAGCAGGACTTCCTGGATCTGATCGAGGTGATCTACAGAGGAGCTATGAGGGGGAAGATGATCGTCAAGAGTCCTATCGACCCTCAGAACATCCCCAAGTACGACCTGCTCTACCATGGGATCTAA
- the si:ch73-41e3.7 gene encoding cotranscriptional regulator FAM172A homolog, which produces MELMLDTAKSQGQTQSQGGQTVSPPSIFPYRFTSDGRLCHRVTQEPFMFQRSCDPDAAQREDQALCLHVTQHVHSLLEEQLHLFRLYLPPLSKEVDLPPPSLSKEVYLPPPAEPQGQGDHRVYFSPHRGAPSQGYVYLSPGALESPATLLVVVQDRGTMRCGLWSWRAAASRGLERGSMIPYVKRVLEEGSSVLLMNPNQGGGVGETPEEHVHRVWDLLVSRCVSRRVVVVAHGYGGLAFVDLLCRRPQQVVGQVWAAAFLDSSHSLWHQPLDVVGREWLRTRSRRWVLSSKPLNQPVGSLKAGCPQMSAGTQSHDAAPSVCMESVFRFFSKTLSPKPPTTFSMVTRSRGHSGTDQTSQQERHRQALLTAPVGQIRPHNGRGITRPY; this is translated from the exons ATGGAGTTAATGTTGGACACCGCTAAGAGCCAGGGTCAGACCCAGAGCCAGGGGGGTCagactgtctctcctccctcaatCTTCCCCTATCGTTTCACCTCGGACGGGCGTCTGTGTCACCGGGTCACCCAGGAGCCCTTCATGTTCCAGCGGAGCTGTGACCCAGACGCCgcccagagagaggaccaggccTTATGTCTCCACGTCACCCAACACGTTCACTCTCTCCTGGAGGAGCAGCTGCACCTCTTCAGGCTCTACCTCCCACCCCTCAGCAAGGAGGTCgacctccctcctccatctctcagcAAGGAGGtctacctccctcctccagcAGAGCCTCAGGGGCAGGGGGACCACAGGGTCTACTTTAGCCCCCACCGAGGAGCCCCCAGCCAGGGCTACGTGTACCTCTCCCCTGGGGCCCTGGAGAGCCCTGCCACCCTGTTGGTGGTGGTCCAGGACCGGGGAACGATGCGCTGCGGGCTGTGGAGCTGGAGGGCTGCTGCCAGCCGAGGTCTGGAAAGAGGCAGCATGATCCCCTACGTGAAGAGGGTCCTAGAAGAGGGCAGCTCTGTCCTCCTGATGAACCCCAACCAGGGAGGAGGTGTTGGGGAGACTCCGGAGGAGCACGTTCACCGCGTCTGGGACCTCCTGGTGTCGCGCTGCGTCTCCCGGCGTGTCGTCGTGGTAGCGCACGGTTACGGAGGCCTGGCGTTCGTGGACCTGCTGTGCCGACGCCCACAACAAGTGGTGGGGCAGGTGTGGGCGGCGGCCTTCCTGGACTCCTCCCACAGCCTGTGGCACCAGCCGTTGGACGTGGTGGGCCGGGAGTGGCTGAGGACACGCTCTAGGAG GTGGGTACTGAGCTCCAAGCCCCTGAACCAGCCGGTGGGGTCACTGAAAGCAGGATGCCCTCAGATGTCAGCTGGGACACAGAGTCATGACGCGGCGCCATCTGTCTGCATGGAGTCTGTGTTCAGGTTCTTCTCCAAAACGCTGAGTCCTAAACCACCCACCACCTTCAGTATGGTGACCCGCAGCAGGGGGCACAGTGGGACAGATCAGACCTCACAACAGGAGAGGCATCGCCAGGCCTTACTGACAGCACCAGTGGGACAGATCAGACCTCACAATGGGAGAGGCATCACCAGGCCTTACTGA